A genomic segment from Dermacentor silvarum isolate Dsil-2018 chromosome 11, BIME_Dsil_1.4, whole genome shotgun sequence encodes:
- the LOC125941547 gene encoding uncharacterized protein K02A2.6-like produces MLLRQVKTWILRGWPNQLGPEQQCLQPYFTRRYELTVSKGLIYWGHRVVLPETERVPILRELHDTHPGMTAMKRLARTMFWYPGLDHDIEKLVQSCQQCVQCWPMPAEQVPSSWPKTNKRWSRLHIDYAGPVEGHMILVVVDAETKWIEAVPLKTASAETTVEVLRGIFARFGLPHTVVSDNGPQFNSSVTERFFKDNHVCHVTSAPYYPQSNGLAERAVRTIKEGIKKNKDGSLLNRISKFLLRYRATPTRDGKSPAEMLLGFQPRTRLSAHFPEEEVARDPTVSRPPAPLSQVFSPGAPVWSRQYNHAGQRWLPGTVTSTRGRRMVTVDTTGGVQRRHVDQVRPRLAAVDVKQEFDATRPGDNQVTESDQPSAVDDAEPSSDGSLGTPQISSEVTSSVPAGSELPRRSTRTRRPPDRLGF; encoded by the coding sequence ATGCTTCTCCGACAGGTGAAGACGTGGATTCTTCGTGGTTGGCCAAACCAGCTGGGGCCGGAGCAACAGTGCCTTCAGCCGTACTTCACCCGCAGATACGAACTCACTGTGAGTAAAGGTCTAATATACTGGGGTCATCGTGTGGTGCTGCCCGAGACCGAGCGGGTACCTATTCTGAGAGAACTTCACGACACCCACCCAGGCATGACTGCAATGAAGCGCCTGGCCCGTACGATGTTTTGGTACCCCGGATTGGACCACGACATAGAGAAGCTGGTACAAAGCTGCCAGCAATGCGTGCAATGTTGGCCCATGCCAGCGGAACAGGTCCCTTCAAGCTGGCCGAAAACCAACAAACGATGGTCTCGCCTGCATATCGACTATGCAGGGCCTGTGGAAGGTCACATGATCTTGGTGGTGGTAGATGCGGAAACGAAATGGATAGAGGCAGTACCCCTTAAAACAGCAAGTGCAGAAACTACAGTCGAAGTATTGCGAGGGATCTTCGCGCGTTTTGGTCTGCCCCATACAGTCGTTTCCGACAATGGGCCACAATTTAACAGTTCAGTGACTGAAAGATTTTTCAAAGATAACCATGTGTGTCATGTTACCTCCGCCCCATACTATCCGCAGTCAAATGGATTGGCGGAGCGGGCAGTGCGCACCATTAAAGAAGGTATCAAGAAAAATAAGGATGGAAGTCTGCTCAATCGTATTTCCAAGTTCTTGCTACGCTACAGGGCAACACCGACTCGAGATGGCAAGTCACCCGCCGAGATGTTGCTGGGTTTTCAACCCAGGACCCGCCTAAGCGCACATTTTCCAGAGGAAGAGGTGGCACGGGATCCCACGGTGAGCAGACCCCCGGCACCGTTGTCACAAGTCTTTTCACCGGGAGCGCCTGTTTGGTCACGGCAGTATAATCACGCTGGCCAGAGATGGTTACCCGGCACGGTGACGTCAACAAGAGGTAGGCGTATGGTCACGGTGGACACCACAGGAGGGGTGCAGCGCCGTCACGTGGACCAAGTGCGGCCACGACTAGCTGCGGTTGACGTAAAGCAAGAATTCGACGCAACACGGCCCGGAGACAACCAAGTCACAGAGAGTGATCAACCCTCTGCAGTGGACGACGCTGAACCATCTTCAGACGGATCACTTGGTACACCCCAGATTTCCAGTGAAGTAACCTCCAGTGTACCGGCGGGCTCAGAACTTCCGAGGCGTTCTACGCGCACAAGGAGGCCTCCCGACAGGCTAGGCTTCTAA